In a genomic window of Phragmites australis chromosome 14, lpPhrAust1.1, whole genome shotgun sequence:
- the LOC133891142 gene encoding glutelin type-A 3-like, which translates to MRVRRNIDNPNLANTYNLRARRITHLNSQKFPILNLIQMSAVKVNLYQDALLSPFWNINAHSVVYITQGCARVQVVNNRGKIVFNGELHRGQLLIIPQYHVVLKKAQREGCAYIAFKTNPNSMVSHIVGKSSIFCDLPNDVIATAYRISREEARRLKNNRGNEFGAFTPSHSYRSYQDVVWRWRWGREVTTCGDSDGVTAMGRWRWVDGDGSWLRVEDDGDDGP; encoded by the exons ATGAGGGTAAGGCGGAACATCGATAACCCTAACCTTGCTAATACATACAACCTGAGAGCTAGGAGGATTACACATCTCAACAGCCAAAAGTTCCCAATTCTAAATCTCATACAGATGAGTGCTGTCAAAGTTAATCTATACCAG GATGCTCTTCTTTCACCATTCTGGAACATCAATGCTCACAGCGTGGTGTACATTACTCAAGGTTGTGCACGGGTTCAAGTTGTTAACAACAGAGGGAAAATAGTTTTCAATGGAGAGCTTCATCGTGGACAGTTGCTAATTATACCACAATACCATGTAGTGCTGAAGAAGGCACAGAGAGAgggatgtgcatatattgcatTTAAGACCAACCCTAACTCCATGGTGAGCCACATTGTAGGAAAGAGTTCCATTTTCTGTGACCTCCCAAATGATGTTATAGCAACTGCATATCGCATCTCAAGAGAAGAGGCTAGGAGGCTCAAGAATAACAGAGGAAATGAGTTTGGTGCATTCACTCCAAGTCACTCATACAGGAGTTACCAAGATGTAGTGTGGCGGTGGCGATGGGGTCGGGAGGTGACGACGTGTGGTGACAGTGATGGGGTGACTGCGATGGGTCGATGGAGATGGGTGGACGGCGACGGCTCGTGGCTGCGGGTGGAGGACGATGGCGATGACGGACCCTAG